ATGAGTTACATAGGCTAATATATAACCCAGTAATATTCATCTAAGTATAAGAAGAACTGCAAACATAACATTTTTGAATATCAATAGTAGGATTTGAGGTCTTACATAAATTGCACATCAAACCTTTTCTTCTAATAATTTTACAGAGTATACAAAACTTTGCCACTAATTCATATCTTGATATACTTCTTTCAATAAGCGAGACAACGATTTCCTTAAGCATCGGTTGAACTTCCTCTATCTCATCAATTTTGATTGTTGTACCTCTGACATATCGTAAATATTTACTTACAGCTGTTTGTGTGACACCGATAAGATTTGCAACATCCTTTTGCTTTAATCCATATGTTTGTGATAATTCTTTTGCGATAGCACATCGAAGGGCCGGTACTAAAGATTTAACTGCGACTTCACACGGCAACAACATATCAGCTCACCAAACCTCAGTTGCGAAAATTATATAAACATGACGTATGTCATATTATTTATGACGTATGTCATAAAGAGCCTTCAAAAAATGTCAACTATGAATAGCGACGAGAGTATTGAGTTTGTTAAAAAAGTCATCAGTTTATTTCAGAGTAAACGCAATATGAGAGTGCATCCCGTATCAAAGTCAGTAGCTTGCGTTCAATTTGATGATGGAAAAAAATTGTTCATAGTAGACGATATACCTACGAAGGAGGCTAAACAAAATGCTAGAATGTCAAAGGAACCTTGTGATTCTAGTTATATCTATAGATAAGGCTTGGCGTTCTTGTTATCCTTTTTTTAAAAAGTCAGAAACAACGCCACTTCGTCTTTATGACGTACGTCGTCAGAAGTTTTCATAATAAATAGAAATGTATCAAGAAATAATATATAATATGATATGTTATTAATTAATGAGGGTCAATATTCATGAGTAAAGAAAAAGCAGTTTATAAAGATATGACCTTTGGCGAACTTCTCCATTCCTATCCTCAGGCTGGAATGATTTTAATGAGATATGGTCTACACTGTATAGGTTGTCATATAGGAGTCATGGAAACCATCGAGCAAGGTGCAAAAGCTCATGGATTAAGCGACGATGATATCGATAAGATGATCGAGGAAATCAATAAGGAAGTAGCATAAAGCTTTCTAACTAAATGGTTAAATCCTTCAAATCCAAATAATAGAATATAAAGAAGTATAATATTTTCTACATTAAAACCAGTTATCTCGACTTTAATTTGTTTTTCTATGAATTTATTCTTTGATTTCGGTCCTTCTAAATATAAACCATGATATAAGGAGCAGAGGCAGCGTATAGGCAAGGGTTACCATTAATGCCCTTATCGTAATATCCATTATGGAAATCATCTGAGACTCATATTGAATTAAAGGCGGAATCTCAGTAATATCTATCCCTACTACATATGTTACATTTACTTGAGCTTCAGGGT
This sequence is a window from Candidatus Methylarchaceae archaeon HK02M2. Protein-coding genes within it:
- a CDS encoding DUF1858 domain-containing protein, producing MSKEKAVYKDMTFGELLHSYPQAGMILMRYGLHCIGCHIGVMETIEQGAKAHGLSDDDIDKMIEEINKEVA